The genomic stretch tctcaacaaatctcaataatatctcaacaacaACTACCACGAAATCAATGTGATAAGGTGTATCATTGATTCCCAATCGagaatatgtgaagttgatgaAGAAGGCGACACAACTTACTTTCTTCTTTAGTAGTAATACACAATATCTTCAAAACGCTAAGGAGAGGATTTTTCTTGAcccgaaaaagaaaagaaagacaaTTTATTAGCTCAAATTTATTTAGTACATTTCAACTTAACAGAAATGAGAGAGTCGGCCTTTGTAGCCAGTCTCTTGCGGTTTCTAAGAGCATAAGAATTTGAGACACTTCTTAAAATAATATACCAATGTCGTGTTAGTTGAGTATGACTAGAAAATCTAAAAGGGGTTGAATATATTCGAAAAATTAGATTTTATGtaaaagttaaattaaaactTTTATTGCTATTACATGTAATGAAAGCTTTGTGCTCGCTAGAAATACAATTGCAAAACACGAATTTACACATCAATAACTGTTAAGTGAAAAAATAGTAATTCAAGTGTTGTAGTTGGTTACCACAAGAGTGTAATCAATTACATGCATGTCAATAAGTCAAATAAGCTGAAGAAAAAGTGTTTATGACGTTGGTGTAACCAGTTACGCATTGGTAATAATCAGTTATTACTATTAGTATTTTTAGAAGTTTTAGCCGCTGTAACTGGTAAGACGTATGAgaatttagatttttagttatttTGACTTGTTGCTTGTGTCTCTAAAAAATTGTAATTGTTTTATAAACGCCTTGGAGGCATCCTCATTAATATTGatgaatctctctctctctctctctctctctctctctctctctctccacacaTTCAAACCTTCCGTTTTCACTAATCAAGTTATTCCAAGTtataacatttggcatcaagagttTGATTCAATCCATCAAACACTTAAACACTTAGTGTGTAACATAAATTTTGTCTTTAATGAAAGAATTCCTACAAACCTATTCGTCCTTGATGCGAAGAATTACGACAAAATGGTGCAAGTAAATGAAAGTGTTTTTTGGCTACCAAGATAttcttgaagtgatcaagaaCGGGATGAATTCTCTTGTCGAATATGCAATAGATGCACAGCGAGGAACACATAAGGAAGGGAATAAGAAAGATTTTAAGGAGCTATTTTTTATCCATCTATGTGTGGATAGTGACAACTTTGAGGAAGTTGGTGATTCCAAATCCTGAAAGCAAGTGTGGGAAATCTTGGAAAAGGCGTGTGCAGGGGCTAACTAGGCGAAGGTGGTGAGGTTATAAACTCACAAACGTCAACTTGAATCAAATCAAATGGAGAAAAAGGAGACAATCAACGATTACGTGATGAGAATTACTCGATTGCGGAACCAAATAAAAGCATGAGGAGAAACTGTTACGGAGCAAAATGTTGTCGCAAAACACTTGCGTTCTTTGACAACAAGATTTGATAACATAGTAGGACAGTTGAGAAACTGAAGGATCTTACTACAATGAGCAAAGAGGAGTTACAAAGCTCTCTTGAGGCTCATGAGTAAAGGATGGAGGAGAGAAACAGTGACAAGGAGAAGACAGGGATCGCTTTTCAAGCTCGTTTCAATGAGAAGAACAAGAAGTCGAAAAGAAAATGGCCCATGAAGAGTAAAGGGAATTTTTAGAATTTTGGTGAAAGAGAATCCCAAAATTTAAAGAATTCGATTTATCAAAAGGGTGAAAGTAGCTGCAACAATCATGGTGGTCAAGACAAATATAGAGATGAAAGGAGAAAGATTGACAAAATCAAGATACAATGCTTTAATTTTCAAAAGTTTAACCATTTTGCAAGAGAGCGCAACGTGAACAAGAAAGAACCTCAAGGGATGAAGCCAAGATTGCAAGACAAGAGTTTGATGAAGAGAACACGCTCTTGGTCATGATCACAGAAGGGGAATGCAACAAGAACAAGTTACTGGACAGCAGAAGCAGCAAAAGTTCTGAAAATGCTGCAGAAACAGGCATTAAGTTCTGGAAATTCTACTTAATggtgtaattttcaaagaaataatTATTCAACAATGTTAAACACATGTAATTACTCTAACTGTGTCTAATGTTTATCTTAAGAGACCAAAGGTGTAAAATTTACATGACTAAAATGAAACAAGAAAAATTTAAGGACAAAAGTAAAACCTAAAGGATGAGAAGATTAATTTAGTCTTATATGCATTGTTACAGACTTACagacaatatttaaaaaatttaggcCCTTGGAGACAATCGTGGGTCACAAGTTCAGGAGTTCACAAATAACACCTAATAAGAAACGGTACTTTTTCTGAGGAATAATAACAATGCatagaagaaaataaaaatcttTCATAAGCTGCAAGAACCTCCTAAAGATTAAAAAGCTCTGTCTATCCACTGTTTTGGAAGGGAGGCTTGTAGAAACCGCAGCGCCTTTTGGTCATTTTAGAACATACATTTTTTCCCATTGTGTATATTTACATCATTGTTCTGAATCATTAATTTCTGAATCAGTGACCATAACAATCTCCGTATCTTCGTCTTCTTCTCTCACTTTGGATACCTTGTAATCCTTTGGAAGCGCATTACAGTCTATGGTGTGCCATACTGGTCTCTCCTCTTGAAACAATctaaagaaaaaataaaggcTCAAATTTGAATCATTCGAGTTCATGTGTTATAACTTAGAATATGTAATTGGTGACACAAACTTCAAGTGAGAACTCACGGGTGCTTGCATAGCATAGGGACATGAACTGTAAGTGCATACTTGCAAGTTGAAATCTCTGTGATTGAACTGATCATAGCTCTGGGTTCTGAGCATACAAACCTTACCTAtgatagaaaaaaaaatgaaatcagTATGATGAAGGAAAGAAGAAACCATAACTAGAATTGTGTGCTTTCGTACCTCAGTCTCTCTTGGCTTATTCGTAAGATCGCATATGGTTCCATTAGTATATTGGTGAGCATGATATCTGAAAAACATAATATACTAAATGAGTACTTATTCACATCACATCATATACAATGCGAGACCATTCCTACTAATAGCCATTTGGGGTAGGTACCTTTGTGAGGCATCCTTTGAGCGGGGATCCTTAAATGTAGAAATGTCGGAAAGGTTTTGGTTAAATGCAGCTGTTGCCTCTGGATCGTACACACCCAAGACAAATTCCTGGACTACCTGTAACGAAGAAAAATGTatattgattattatttattatgtgtAAACACATGACTTTACAAAAATctgaataaaataaaacaaaaaaaaaaaccatataaGTGAAAACTTCCCCAGCTCTAGTGTTACAATTCCGTGGACACGAAATCTGAGAAAAATATTGAATTCCACTATGGCCAAATCCACATTTCTTAAGTTCCTCTTTTTTCCAAACTTATTCTAGGGTAgttaaaaaagaaggaaaaaaacagAGGGATTTAATCATCACCCGAATGGAAAATGATCCAAAAGCCCAAACCTCATGGAAGCTGTATAAGAATTTGGTCTGGAAACAACAGAGGCTTCCCCATGTGGAGACCCTGTTAGAGGTTTAGAGCTCCAAGTCAGCTCTTCATATTTCTATACCTTTCTTGTGACTAGGCGACATAGCTTCTCAGCAAGTCATCCATGATTACCAGTCATACCCTATGACTCGGCACTTATCCAAACAATTAATACATATAGATGAATTCAAGTTCAAGACCAAAAATCATAATCTCGTCTGTACCACTTTTCATAAAACTAATATTGGTGGTAAAGTAGGCAAGAATGAAATAGAGGTAAGCATGGCAATACCATCCAAGTTTAAAATCCTGTCAGCACTGGAGCACCACGTGGATGTCACTAGCAAGTGACTCACACCAAAAAAACAATGATTGAGAGcattaaattgaaaataagaGAGAGCGGCTGTTTATTCAAGGAGGGTGAAAGGTCTTTTGCCCTGAAGGGAAGAGAAAACAAGAAACGAAGTGTTGCCTTTTGAGATGACTCCAAGGTTAGAAGGCCAAAGGTTGGTGAATCTAATGGTCAAATTCATTGAAGGTATTAATCCAACTGAACAGTTAAAATTTATGCAAGTGCCAGATATTTGTTTGTGCAAGTTGGAGGCATGGCACATTAGCAAGGTTGAGCATTTTAGTAGAACACTAGGATATTCTAAGAGGATCTAGAAATAATCACTCAGATGCAACTGGAAATTTCCGTGCTCGACCTTCTCTAAATCGAAATAGGAAGCTTGATCCATAAGTTTTTCACCTACTAAGCTCCGAGCTTAGGAGGCTGGTGTATGGTACTGGACCGTGCCTCACATTGAACTCGTCTAAAGTACAGGATACAGACAAAACACAGATTCGGCTCAATTTAGAGGTCTAGTTTGGAACTCCAAATCGCCTCTCCACATTTCCCTACCTAGCCGATGATTCATAACATAGACACTTAGCTAGCCATCCACAATGAACAAACAAACCCTCAACTCAGAGATTAACATTCAGGAGGCTGTCAATCCTCACACTTAACCCTGCAGCTCCCTGCTACCCAAGATGTATTTATAGGGTACAACATTTGCAAATAAAGGACAGATTTCCATGTTCTAAAGTCTAATAGCAATACTGTAAACGTAGCCTTAAAGCTCTGTATGATTTGTAACAACAAACTTCGTCGATTGTTATTTTACTCAGGAACAAGAGAGTAATATTCTGAGAAAGAATGATACAAATTTCTTGCGAAGGAACCCAACTTGCTTTGCATTGGGGTCCACAAACGTACTCTATCTATACTGGTGGGTAAAAAGAGAGTCCATAGCCCCATTAGAAGCTTGAACCCCATTTGAAGTTCAAACTTTTCTGATAATATGGTATAAATGTTGCTGATCAAATTATAAACTGATCCAACTCCTAGGATGCACTAACAACGTTACCATGCAACATTGAGTGAATTGATTTAAACTCATTCATGAATGTAATTTCTCTACAAATCCATCACGTTGGGCTACTAaccaaaggatgaagaaaatagAGGTTTGCAAAAAGATTCACAAGGGCTAAAACTGAATGTGATCAAGGGAATACCTTTTCATCTTCCAAATGCAGCTGTCGCAGCTTCTTGTGATAACAAAACTCATAAGACCACCAACCTTCTTGCTGCACAAACACATTATCCAATGTGAGAAAATTACTTACAATGAGACTCGTGAGGGACGAAACTATCTgtataaaaattaaacaaataattgacATATCATAATTCAAAGCAAATACAGAGCTGCAAGTACTAACTCTGATAACGCATGGACCCTTCAATACTTCTAACAGTTCATCTGGTGTCTTCTGTTTAACCCTTTTCTCAGTTTCAACAATCATGCTGCTAACATTGTGCTGTATAAGAGGCTTtccacttttttccttttccaccTTAGGCAAGTAACATATAAATTTCTGTCCATTTTTATCGGGTAAAACTAAAGATTCCTGGTCATCATCCTAAAAATTCAACATCGGGAGTTTTTATCAGAAGGCGATATGATAAAGATATACAAAGCTGACTATCACTGCACTCAAAAggaggtggtaggacattcattTATATCCAAGAAAATGTGTTATTGAATTGTAAGCTATTAATGACATAGACACGGAAACCAGACACAGTGCTTGTACGTAGACACCGATACTAACTTAAGGGAGTAAAGTGATTGGATGTAATCAAATGTGTCAATGTCCATCCTAGCAAAGACATCAGACACACATGAAATGTGTGTCAGTGAGTACTACATAGATTTCACTGTTGTCAAATAACGGCTATGGCAAATTGTGATGATGGATTTTGTTAACAACCAACTTGTGAAGAACGGTGGTGCCATAACACTTTATGGTGGCGGCTTAAAATGGCAGATTTGTAGTTCTCCACCGCAGTTCGCCATCCGCAATCTATAACCCTGATAGATTGACAATTCATTCCTTACAAGCAATGGAACATTTTATAAACTCCTTAAATCCCCAATCTAACACAAAGGACAAATCAAAACCATACTTATTCCCTATCTCTCTGATATCATCAAAAAAATAACACCATTCATAAACCCATAGTTTTGCTCAGAACCAGCATATATACACAATACACATCATTTTCACCCATGCTAAACATTCAACATTAATCCAAACTATAAGttacaaaaaaatttgaaaaaaaaacattaatatcaCATTCCCAATAACACAGAACCTATGAAGCACGACATCCCGAATACGACTTCGACACTGACACAGCTGACACCAATAAGAatttgaaaaatcataaattaatcacAAACATCGGTGTGGTATCCGACACCTTTTTTCAGAGGCGTCGGTGCTAAGACAGATTAGAGAGCTTACAGGGTGAAAAGGGGATTCTTCGGGATGAAATTCAATCTTATATTTCGGTTCACGAGAGCTACCTCTACTGCCACCgccgccaccaccaccaccaatGCCACCAAATATACTACCTGTTCAAATTCTCATCATACATATCAAACACGcaaaaacaaacacaatgaaTAGAACAATAATCAAAATCCTACAACTGATTTCAAAACCCTAAGAAATCCAAAAGAGGAATAAATAGAGAGAACACAGTTACCGATATGAACAGGGAAGGCACTTTCTGCAAAGGCATAGCTGAAAGATAGAGCTACGATGAACAACAAAATGAATGATCTCATTCTTGTTAAACCTTGAACCTACACAAACGCGATTCTAATTCTGCTTCAGCTTATTTCAAACGCGATTCTATTTCTGCCTCAGTTTTTTCAAGCGTTTCAACAAAAAATGTAATATTCAGAGATCTAAGCTTCGATAACACCTTGCTATGAAAAATAAGTTCTACGTCATATTACCAATCGGCAGATGCCACGTCAGTTAAGCTGATATTGTAATAATTGCTTATTTTAGATTTAAGACTCATTTTGTACCGTGTTACTTACACGTTGTTTATTTTTTACATAGTTACTtacaggttttttttttttttttttttttaagactacactAGTAAGAAATCTGttgtatttgttttaaatttatattttttaatagaaaaatgtttgatattcgtgaaaaataataattgaatgtatagaaaatatCTGGTATccgtgaagaaaaataataattgaatgtatagaaaaatgtctgatacccgtgaaaaaataaataattgaatgtatagtaaAATGTCTGGTactcatataaaaaataattgaatgtatggaAAAGTGTCTGGGacccgtaaaaacatttagatcaataagattttttaatacaaaatataattttgttattaaaTATGTTATTAAAGATGTTAGATGAGTTGTtagatatgtaaaaaaaaatatggTGCAGAAATTTGTTGTGTTCCCAAGAAAGTGCAGGTCTGCAAATCAGGGGCGGTCCTGAGCAtgggctcgcggggcgggagtccagggccccataattttaagggcaccaatttttttttacccttatatatatgaaaaattctattttaaaaaaatttgttagaattttttttgaaaatactgaCTAACAAATTTCTAGGGGCACAACaaagttaaacaaaataaaagaatataatttcccataaataaaatatagagtagaataaaatcaattaatttccctaaaataaaatcaattaatatattcataattttagcaaataaaaaatgtaattgaggcactaaaattaaaataataatatatagaaTACTTTATATCATGGCAAAATACgctttttggtcccgtatgttaacttcggggttcattttggtcctttaactttaaaaagtttcatattggtcccttaacttttcaaaaggtgccattttagtcatttttttgtcatattaatgattttgcaacaaaaaatgctaagaggatgatatttaaataattttaagggtttagtaaaaaaaaattatagaaaaaaagatcgaattaagaagaaaaagaagaagaataacactctttatagtggtttatgttttaatgtagtataaacattgattcaaagatccatacttgtattctttttgcacaatgacaaatgaaaatgtgttttttattcaattatttctttAATCCTTATGTATTTAATGTTTAAAGAAATTATAGGAgcaccactcttttgattcgtgcaagacacccaaattcaaaggaccggccctgctGCAAATCATGTGCAAGAGGAGTTCTATCCAATCCATATTCTAAagttaatgttattattattgattGATTCCTAATTGGTATCATATGCAACAAGTTAAACATAGATCTTCTAAATTGATATGATTGTTCCAACCCTCATTTATTTCTTTTTAGTATGCATAAGAGTAATTATTTTATTACCTAAGTGTATTGTGTGATCTATATATGTTTGTGTATATGCTCTGTATGTGCATCTCATGTCTTAATCACTTAATTATTCAATGTATCAATCTAAATTTTATATCGTTCATTGCGTTCATGTGCATCGTTATTTCATTCATGCATCCTCATTCAATTTGAACATTAAAAGATTTTTGCATTCACATCAAACAAATTGGCATTAAGGATCATTTTGAACATTTGCATTAAAATTGCTCAACTATTTTTATCACTCATGCATCAcgttaaaattgattttatcatgatcattaaaaaaggtgttttcattTCTAAGTGAATCAACATTTCAAAAGTCTCAAaatatcaagttttttttttaatttcaacttAATGATTCAAGTCAAGAAGTTTTAAACTAAACTCGTGATTCAAATAAAAGGTTTGAGATTTGGGATTGTTGAGATTGATTCGAATCAGACTTTGAACGCAGTGACAGACCTAAAAAAATTATGATGTGGAGGCAATTCAAATGtataaatatttacaattttaaatattataaatatatggaGGAATGACTTTGAGCTAaactattataaaaatattacatatacaaATAgttctattaatttaatttataagaatatttaaatctatataagtttaatgtagtttttaatataagtgatttaggTTCCATCAATAACAAAAACAACCCTAAACTATTACATTCCTATTGATTTTTTGTTCAAGTTGCTATGTGAGAGTGCTCTGTGTTTAGTTTATTATGTATACTATGAAATTTACTATATGGATGTATATATATTTGTATATGATTAACACCTTTGTGGGGGCATGTGACTACACATTGAAAAAGGTGGGTTCGTCCCTGTTTGAACGTGATTCGAATCAAGGCCTTTTTCACTTAAAAATAAAACATGTGATTCAAATCAACTTTTACATGTGATTCGAATCACGAACTGATGGGTCGCGCCAATACCATTTAAGTTCGGttttctattttcaaaataatttctccATTCATCTTTTTCCCTCAAACATTGAAAACCTATTTTTAGCAACATTTCAAGAACATCATCTAGCATCATCTTGATCATTTCATCTTCATtaacatcataatcatcatctccACACCATCATCACCATGGCACATCAACTTCAATCCAAGGGAGGTTACAAAAATAACAAGGCAAGTGTCCCATTTCTTCGTCAATATCATCATCTACTCCAATCCCTAAGAAGGCCAAAAGTAAGACTCAAGCAAGAAAATAATTCGATGATGGTGTACTGAGAAGCAAGTCCAAGAATGTGTCAGGTTCTAGCTCTTCAAACTCTCCTCTACCCCTGTTGTGCAAAAAGGTAACTCACTTGCTTCTAGAAGATTCTCTGTCAACATATACTAAATAATTTCTAAACAAACCGACTGAGCCAGAATATTATGTTGATCACACTTGTGAAGCTGAGATAAGAGCCGAATTTCTTCAGCTATTcgctaaaaaatattagttaaagTTTATTAGGTTGAAAAAGAAATTTAATCCTGATAATGTGAAGGCATTCTATTGCAACTTAGTGAAAACTAATATTGGAATAGAAAGCAGGCTTAAGGACAAAGTAATTCAGTTTacgtttaattatttttaaaagtatcTTGATTTGAGGTCTGGTGGTGGTCATATTCCTTTGAATGAAGAGAAGTTGTTTGGGTACAATCGTACAAAGTTTTTGTTGTCCATATCCAAGTCAGTTGTTGATAATGGCAAATTTTCCCATTAGTTAGGTAAAATTTGACATGAGGCTGTTGCACTGGATTTTGGTTAAAATTCTGAACAAGAAATCGAAGAATTCGAGTAGAGCTGATGACTCAGATCTCTACCTTATGTGGTGTCTTATTGATGGAGGAATGGACTGGGTTAGAGTAATCATTGATAGGATGATTCACTACAGGGACAACCCAACCAAACCTTTGTTCTATTCACCCTTTGTTCAGATGATTCTTGAACTCAATGGCATTAAATCCAAAGAAGAAGATTATGTGGGATCTCTAGTAGGTATGGATGAGTTTGTGGTATCCAAAATGCGATACTATAGAGATAGAGATGGCATATATTTGAGAAGTCGGGCAGAAAAGTGTATGACAACAAAGTTATGGAACCGGGAAAGAAATCTACAGTGACTGTTGTTCCTTCTGATATTGGTACATCCTCTTCTTTTGCATCTGATGATGTGAATATGCTCCTTGATGAGATGCTTCAGAAGCTGTTGGTGGATAATCAAATTAGAGAGGATgggatctgtcataccctaaaatttcccatactatttctcctattcaaattcaaatcaaggtacaaagctcaaagacaccctctcctaaacaaaggctcaaagaattagggttttattgttctgagggaaaatcaatgaaccaaaggctccaaggcatcccatatggtctatgataccccacactatctccatgacaaatttcaggtctcaattcaaaagattgatcactcaattgtttagaaagtcaacagtcgactagtttgacctaaaagtcaactgtggtcaaaatacagtcaaaactcctgatttttttgtcaacatccttatattgaagtatcattcaccatttgatcaagaattgatcatggttcatcagggaaatatcagaaatcaacaattccaaaagtttctaaattagggttttcataggagaaagtcaacagaactttgaccagccataactcctacatggaacatcagaaattttccattcaaagctcattttgaaggaaattgaattctctacaattttgtctctcacaagccaagtctaaaaatgtttcatttaagagatatggatcaaaacattataggtccttttcaaaagtcaaccaaaagtcatttttttcaaaagagcatacaaggagcatggaaaattattttgacatgagaccaaaaacattggttagaggactctttaaggtttctaaagagtcctagaactcc from Vicia villosa cultivar HV-30 ecotype Madison, WI linkage group LG4, Vvil1.0, whole genome shotgun sequence encodes the following:
- the LOC131594734 gene encoding protein OS-9 homolog, which translates into the protein MRSFILLFIVALSFSYAFAESAFPVHIGSIFGGIGGGGGGGGSRGSSREPKYKIEFHPEESPFHPDDDQESLVLPDKNGQKFICYLPKVEKEKSGKPLIQHNVSSMIVETEKRVKQKTPDELLEVLKGPCVIRQEGWWSYEFCYHKKLRQLHLEDEKVVQEFVLGVYDPEATAAFNQNLSDISTFKDPRSKDASQRYHAHQYTNGTICDLTNKPRETEVRFVCSEPRAMISSITEISTCKYALTVHVPMLCKHPLFQEERPVWHTIDCNALPKDYKVSKVREEDEDTEIVMVTDSEINDSEQ